A genomic region of Apteryx mantelli isolate bAptMan1 chromosome 12, bAptMan1.hap1, whole genome shotgun sequence contains the following coding sequences:
- the CCDC71 gene encoding coiled-coil domain-containing protein 71 encodes MNIAVNNVEEKAVHSWSRISSAGQKVLEEALRVFNPMSKDLSDTETQLVAFIQGLKEEGYQPTILRSKDVYGYSSCTADTPNQTKESTQHVSTATATAATTASDSTKTPARNTAAVAKVSASPTGISVNSSKVSAKPVSKGNSTNLLLNSLKQTRSGTSKASAVGFPANMYPDVYPAMRLSVVLEALVPLKTTASCLESKYKQGRLGISPSDLKLLKASSPPRQSSSGKTTKITEAKGYKRLMKKAPDSATLTLNLLKGPKGGVLQESNACKASGVLNGRVTGSSSQGGTIAPQSKALKVKAKEAPVGKTEWKDSSSHQETVGQKRKRAAEVREAPQKKKTNTIPVQNKPQRAQSTLNLLKFRAIKVDNSSDDEVRRRAQKILRVNLSPVIRIQPLSHSHSVP; translated from the coding sequence ATGAATATTGCAGTGAACAATGTGGAAGAAAAAGCTGTCCATTCCTGGTCGAGAATTTCCTCTGCAGGACAAAAAGTGCTGGAGGAAGCCCTCCGAGTCTTCAACCCAATGTCCAAGGACCTTTCAGACACAGAGACCCAGCTGGTGGCCTTTATTCAgggcctcaaggaggaaggctatcAGCCCACAATTCTAAGGAGTAAAGATGTGTATGGTTACAGTTCATGTACAGCAGACACGCCTAATCAAACAAAAGAGAGCACACAACATGTTTCCACTGCCACTGCTACTGCCGCCACGACCGCGTCCGATTCCACTAAAACTCCAGCTCGAAACACTGCAGCTGTGGCAAAGGTGTCTGCTTCACCCACAGGCATTTCAGTGAACTCTTCTAAGGTCTCCGCTAAGCCTGTCTCGAAAGGTAATTCCACAAATCTGCTGCTGAACTCCCTGAAGCAGACAAGATCTGGCACGTCCAAGGCCTCGGCAGTGGGCTTTCCTGCAAACATGTATCCTGATGTATATCCAGCAATGAGACTGTCGGTGGTTCTGGAAGCTCTGGTGCCACTGAAAACCACCGCTTCCTGTTTGGAATCCAAGTACAAACAGGGGCGTCTTGGAATCTCGCCCTCGGACCTTAAACTCCTCAAGGCTTCGAGTCCACCAAGGCAGTCTTCTTCAGGCAAGACCACTAAAATAACAGAAGCTAAGGGGTATAAGCGTTTGATGAAGAAAGCGCCAGATTCTGCCACCCTCACTTTAAATCTTCTGAAGGGACCAAAGGGTGGCGTGCTGCAGGAGAGTAATGCTTGCAAAGCCTCGGGAGTCCTGAACGGGAGAGTCACGGGGAGCTCATCTCAAGGCGGCACCATAGCACCGCAATCCAAGGCTTTGAAAGTCAAAGCTAAGGAGGCTCCCGTGGGGAAAACAGAGTGGAAGGATAGCAGCAGTCACCAGGAGACTGTCGGGCAGAAGAGGAAAAGAGCTGCAGAGGTGAGAGAAGcaccacagaagaagaaaacaaataccaTTCCTGTCCAAAATAAACCTCAGCGGGCTCAGAGCACTTTGAATCTGCTGAAATTCCGGGCAATCAAGGTGGACAACTCTTCTGATGACGAAGTGAGGAGGAGAGCACAGAAAATTCTTAGGGTCAACCTGTCCCCTGTGATCCGAATTCAGCCCTTGTCTCATTCTCACAGTGTCCcctga